From the Lampris incognitus isolate fLamInc1 chromosome 10, fLamInc1.hap2, whole genome shotgun sequence genome, one window contains:
- the nudt9 gene encoding ADP-ribose pyrophosphatase, mitochondrial isoform X2: protein MTRFGRHWLGSIRLVLTICGLPHTGSVSGISAGNLYTTHIRTMPPSVSPHEKSRCPQYPGSGINRLRVPDDKVDWSRDWPEYTAVDYTSPVVMKRPIWADPNIDAFSPRFNVLDGAVDRTSFEGNYRVEQGRPLNPRGRTGLAGRGLLGRWGPNHAADPIVTRWKVDAKDKKVFHPVSKQPILQFVSIKRLDCGEWAIPGGMVDPGELVSLTLQREFSEEALNSLAATPSEKAKIHERITKLFSSPGFQVYKGYVDDPRNTDNAWIETVAMNFHDEEGTSVGGLPLQAGDDAGQVKWVDLDSAVPLYASHSQFLAVVANERRAHW from the exons ATGACACGGTTCGGCCGACACTGGCTCGGATCGATTCGTTTAGTGCTTACGATTTGTGGACTACCCCATACCGGTTCCGTATCAGGAATAAG TGCCGGTAACCTCTACACTACCCACATCCGCACTATGCCACCCTCAGTATCACCTCATGAGAAGTCCAGATGTCCCCAGTACCCAGGGTCGGGAATCAATCGTCTCAGGGTGCCTGATGACAAGGTGGACTGGAGTCGGGATTGGCCTGAGTATACTGCTGTGGATTACACTAGCCCAGTGGTGATGAAGAGACCAATATGGGCAGACCCAAATATTGA CGCCTTCTCCCCGCGGTTTAACGTTCTGGATGGGGCTGTGGACAGGACAAGCTTTGAGGGCAACTACAGGGTGGAGCAGGGAAGACCACT AAACCCTCGTGGACGAACGGGGCTGGCCGGAAGAGGTTTGCTGGGACGATGGGGACCCAACCACGCAGCAGATCCAATTGTCACCAG ATGGAAAGTTGATGCCAAAGATAAGAAGGTGTTCCACCCAGTGTCCAAACAGCCCATCCTGCAGTTTGTGTCCATCAAGAGGCTAGATTGTGGAGAGTGGGCCATCCCAGGG GGCATGGTGGACCCCGGGGAGCTGGTTTCTCTCACGCTGCAGCGGGAGTTCTCGGAGGAAGCTCTGAACTCACTGGCAGCCACGCCGTCAGAGAAAGCCAAAATCCACGAGCGCATCACCAAGCTTTTCAGCTCACCAGGGTTTCAG GTTTATAAGGGCTATGTGGACGACCCGAGAAACACTGACAACGCTTGGATTGAGACAGTTGCCATGAACTTTCATGACGAAgaag GAACCAGTGTGGGTGGACTGCCGTTGCAAGCTGGCGATGACGCTGGGCAAGTCAAGTGGGTCGATCTGGACTCAGCTGTCCCGCTCTACGCCAGCCATTCCCAGTTCTTGGCGGTGGTCGCCAATGAGAGACGTGCCCACTGGTAA
- the nudt9 gene encoding ADP-ribose pyrophosphatase, mitochondrial isoform X1, whose translation MTRFGRHWLGSIRLVLTICGLPHTGSVSGIRSSVFCSPDQSFRTGACVFNSAGNLYTTHIRTMPPSVSPHEKSRCPQYPGSGINRLRVPDDKVDWSRDWPEYTAVDYTSPVVMKRPIWADPNIDAFSPRFNVLDGAVDRTSFEGNYRVEQGRPLNPRGRTGLAGRGLLGRWGPNHAADPIVTRWKVDAKDKKVFHPVSKQPILQFVSIKRLDCGEWAIPGGMVDPGELVSLTLQREFSEEALNSLAATPSEKAKIHERITKLFSSPGFQVYKGYVDDPRNTDNAWIETVAMNFHDEEGTSVGGLPLQAGDDAGQVKWVDLDSAVPLYASHSQFLAVVANERRAHW comes from the exons ATGACACGGTTCGGCCGACACTGGCTCGGATCGATTCGTTTAGTGCTTACGATTTGTGGACTACCCCATACCGGTTCCGTATCAGGAATAAG GTCTTCTGTCTTCTGTTCTCCTGATCAGTCTTTCAGAACTGGTGCTTGTGTTTTTAACAGTGCCGGTAACCTCTACACTACCCACATCCGCACTATGCCACCCTCAGTATCACCTCATGAGAAGTCCAGATGTCCCCAGTACCCAGGGTCGGGAATCAATCGTCTCAGGGTGCCTGATGACAAGGTGGACTGGAGTCGGGATTGGCCTGAGTATACTGCTGTGGATTACACTAGCCCAGTGGTGATGAAGAGACCAATATGGGCAGACCCAAATATTGA CGCCTTCTCCCCGCGGTTTAACGTTCTGGATGGGGCTGTGGACAGGACAAGCTTTGAGGGCAACTACAGGGTGGAGCAGGGAAGACCACT AAACCCTCGTGGACGAACGGGGCTGGCCGGAAGAGGTTTGCTGGGACGATGGGGACCCAACCACGCAGCAGATCCAATTGTCACCAG ATGGAAAGTTGATGCCAAAGATAAGAAGGTGTTCCACCCAGTGTCCAAACAGCCCATCCTGCAGTTTGTGTCCATCAAGAGGCTAGATTGTGGAGAGTGGGCCATCCCAGGG GGCATGGTGGACCCCGGGGAGCTGGTTTCTCTCACGCTGCAGCGGGAGTTCTCGGAGGAAGCTCTGAACTCACTGGCAGCCACGCCGTCAGAGAAAGCCAAAATCCACGAGCGCATCACCAAGCTTTTCAGCTCACCAGGGTTTCAG GTTTATAAGGGCTATGTGGACGACCCGAGAAACACTGACAACGCTTGGATTGAGACAGTTGCCATGAACTTTCATGACGAAgaag GAACCAGTGTGGGTGGACTGCCGTTGCAAGCTGGCGATGACGCTGGGCAAGTCAAGTGGGTCGATCTGGACTCAGCTGTCCCGCTCTACGCCAGCCATTCCCAGTTCTTGGCGGTGGTCGCCAATGAGAGACGTGCCCACTGGTAA
- the nudt9 gene encoding ADP-ribose pyrophosphatase, mitochondrial isoform X3 — translation MPPSVSPHEKSRCPQYPGSGINRLRVPDDKVDWSRDWPEYTAVDYTSPVVMKRPIWADPNIDAFSPRFNVLDGAVDRTSFEGNYRVEQGRPLNPRGRTGLAGRGLLGRWGPNHAADPIVTRWKVDAKDKKVFHPVSKQPILQFVSIKRLDCGEWAIPGGMVDPGELVSLTLQREFSEEALNSLAATPSEKAKIHERITKLFSSPGFQVYKGYVDDPRNTDNAWIETVAMNFHDEEGTSVGGLPLQAGDDAGQVKWVDLDSAVPLYASHSQFLAVVANERRAHW, via the exons ATGCCACCCTCAGTATCACCTCATGAGAAGTCCAGATGTCCCCAGTACCCAGGGTCGGGAATCAATCGTCTCAGGGTGCCTGATGACAAGGTGGACTGGAGTCGGGATTGGCCTGAGTATACTGCTGTGGATTACACTAGCCCAGTGGTGATGAAGAGACCAATATGGGCAGACCCAAATATTGA CGCCTTCTCCCCGCGGTTTAACGTTCTGGATGGGGCTGTGGACAGGACAAGCTTTGAGGGCAACTACAGGGTGGAGCAGGGAAGACCACT AAACCCTCGTGGACGAACGGGGCTGGCCGGAAGAGGTTTGCTGGGACGATGGGGACCCAACCACGCAGCAGATCCAATTGTCACCAG ATGGAAAGTTGATGCCAAAGATAAGAAGGTGTTCCACCCAGTGTCCAAACAGCCCATCCTGCAGTTTGTGTCCATCAAGAGGCTAGATTGTGGAGAGTGGGCCATCCCAGGG GGCATGGTGGACCCCGGGGAGCTGGTTTCTCTCACGCTGCAGCGGGAGTTCTCGGAGGAAGCTCTGAACTCACTGGCAGCCACGCCGTCAGAGAAAGCCAAAATCCACGAGCGCATCACCAAGCTTTTCAGCTCACCAGGGTTTCAG GTTTATAAGGGCTATGTGGACGACCCGAGAAACACTGACAACGCTTGGATTGAGACAGTTGCCATGAACTTTCATGACGAAgaag GAACCAGTGTGGGTGGACTGCCGTTGCAAGCTGGCGATGACGCTGGGCAAGTCAAGTGGGTCGATCTGGACTCAGCTGTCCCGCTCTACGCCAGCCATTCCCAGTTCTTGGCGGTGGTCGCCAATGAGAGACGTGCCCACTGGTAA